CCGTTCGGCGAAGAACGCGCGACGAGCGAGGCGGCATCGGCCGCCCGCAACAGCGCCTCGATCGAGAGATCGTCGGAGTACGCGTAGCCCGCCGTCTCACCGACGATGACGCGAATCCCGACCCCTTGCGTGATCGAATACGAACCGTCGTGGAGTTTTCCGTCTTGGAGCCGATAGGCGACCGTATGCCGCCGTTCGCAGAAAACGTCCGCATACGCGCCGCCGGAGCGCAGCGCTCGTGAAATGAGGCGTTCGAGGATATCGCGGTCGAGCATCGGCTCCATGGAACTTTCCTAACCGTTCTAAAACGTCGAGATGCGATCGACGGCACGTACGATCGCCGAATCCGGGTCGCCCGGCGACCCGTTGATGAGGAACGCGAAGATCACGCGCCCGTGGTGGCGCGTATTGACGTAGCCGGCCAACGACGATACGCCCGTGATATGGCCGGTCTTGGCTCGGACGCGGCCGAGGGCACTGGTGAAGTCGTAATCGGTGAGGGTCCCGTCGCGTCCCCCTTCCGGTAGCAGATCGTACAACGAGTGCAACGGCCCGCGGGATTCATCATAGGCAAGCACCGAGGCGATGGTCAGTGCGGAGACGCGATTGACGCGAGCGAGCCCGCTTCCGTCGACGACGTGAAGCCCCGGGGTCGGGATCGCGTGCCGGCGGAGGAACCGCCACTCCGTCGCGATGCCGCCGCGATCGTCGCCCGCGCTCCCGTCCTGCAATCCGACCGTGCGCAGCAACTGCTCCGCGTAGTGATTATCGGAGACATAGAGCATATGTCGTTCGAGCGTTCGCAGATCCGCAGATCGGTGGTCCCAGAGCACTTGGCTTTCCAGCGGCGCGCGTTCCACGACCGGTTGTTTCGCGGTCGCGATCCCGCGGTCGAGCAACATGCGTTGCACGACCGCTCCGACGTACCGCGGAATGCCATGCACCGGAAGCCAGAATTTCTCTTCCACCGCGGCCGGAATGGTACCGTCGAGCCGAAAGTGATTCGCCGCCAGATCGGCCGCGATGATCACATCGTCGCTGGAGTTGCTCGTAGCAACCTCGCCACGCAGATGGATGGCGCCGCTCGCGGGCACGACGACCACTCGCGCCGCTTGGCCGGGCGCCTGCCCGTAAACCCGAAATTCGGCGGTATCTTCATCGAGCGAGATCGCGCTGGTCGGCGCGTCGTAATCCTCGTTGGCATCCGCGCTATCCCAGTAAGGATTGATTTCCGGCCCATGCAGCGCGCTCGCATCGATGGCAAGATCGCCGCCGATCCGTCGCAAGCCGGCGCGTTGCAGTGCGGCAACCCCGGCGGCGAGATCGTTACTGCGCAGCGATGGGTCTCCCGAGCCCGCGATCCAAAGATTGCCCGCCAACGTACCGTCCGATGCGATCGGGCCCAGCGCGGAGGCGATCGTATGAAAGTGGTACGATGGCCCCAGCAGATCGAGCGCTACCGACGCGACGATCAGCTTCTGCACCGACGCGGGAGTAGCCGCGGTGGTGTCGTGATCTTCGAAGATGGCATGGCCGCGGGCATCGAAGACCGCGAGGCTCCACCGATCGGCTCCGGCGAGCGCCGGGGCGAACGCCGCGTGCAATTGGGAGCGAAGACGCGCTCGTTCGCCCGCCGTCCAAGACGCGGGGGTGGGCGTTGCGCGCGCGATCGCCGCAGGCGTCGCGACGGGACTCCGTTGCGCTGCGGGCTTCGCGGGTTGGTGCGTCCGGCGCAGCACGAAGAACGCCGCGATCGCGACGACGAGCCCGAGCAGAGCGATGAGGCGGCGCCTACGACCGCGGCGAGAGCGCTTCGATCTTATCCTGGATCTTGCGTTGTTCTTCACGTACCGTATCGAGTTCGTCTCGCAACGAACTCACCTGAGCTGGGACCTTTTTGCTTTCGCGAATGCGCGCGGCCGCTTCGGTGGCGTCTCGGCGGACGCGTCCGTCGAACGCGCTATCGGCGAGCCGATCGAGCGCCGGTAACAAGCGCGCGTCCTCCAGCGTCTCCGCGGCGCCGATAGCCGCTAGTTGCACCAAGAACATCTCGTCATCGATGAGGCGCGCCAACGCGTCGACGCACGCCGTGCGCTCGGATTCAACCAGCGACGCATGACGTCCGATCGCCGATGCGGCGGCGCGGCGCAAACCTTCATCTCTCCCGAGCTTGGAGGCATCGATCAACGGCGAAGTCGCGCGCGGATCGGCGAGCTCGGCGAGGCCGCGGGCCGCTCCGGCTTCGACGACCGCATTCCACGTTCGTTCGGCCAAAGCGCGCTCGAGGATCGCAAACGCACGGTCGTCGCGCGTCTTTCCAAGCGCCGTCAGCGAGGCGGCCCGCACGAAGTACGATGCATCCGAACTCGCCGGAGCGAGCAATGCCGATGCGACGGCCCGTTCGCGATACGCGCCCAGAGCCGCAGCCACGGCAACGCGCACTTTGGGGTGGGCGTGCGTCAACGCTCCAAGTAACAACTCCATCCCCCAGGTGCTTTTGGTTGCGCCGATCGCCGCCGCCGCTTCCGCGAGTACGCCCCAAAACGGATCGCGGGCGAAGGCGTCGCTCAATCCTTGACGCGCGGCATGCGAACCGTCTTTGGCCAAGGCCCGCGCCGCGCGAATTCGCGCGATCGGATCCGGATCGCCGCGCAGCGACGCCGCCGCGCTATCCGCCGCGCCGGTGTAGGTGATGCTGCCCAAAAGGAACGCCCCCGGATCGAAGCGCACGAGTTGCGGTTCGTTCTCCAGCGGAACGGTTACGGTTTCATGCGCGCGCTCGACGCGTACGCGTATCCGTCGCTCTCCCGGCAGCGGTGCGTGGCCGCGGTCGCTCGTAAGGGGGTCGGGAGCGCTCGCACATATACCGATTTCTACATCGAAAGTATACGCCGGATGCTCCGCGTCGATGTGTTGCTTTTGGTCGATCGTGAGCGTGAGGCTCTTGCGCTTCGAATCCCACGCCGTCTGCATCTCGATCTCCGGATGTCCGGAGCTAAAGACCCACCGGTCGAAAAACTCGCGCATGTTGCGGCCGGTGGTCTCTTCGATCGCGCGGATGAAATCGATCGTTTCGACGTTGCGGCCGGCGTTCTGTTTAACGTAGTGCCGGATCGAACGCCAAAAACGTGCGTCGCCCAATTCCCCGCGGAGCATATGCAAGACCGCGGCACCTTTTTCATAGAGGTGCCGGTCAAAGAGTTCGATCGGGTCGCGGAAGCGATTGCAGACGATCGGCCGCCGGTAGCGCGTGGCGTCTTCGTCGATGTATCGCGCGACGCATCCGAATACGTCGTACAGGTATTCGTCATAACCCAGATCCGCTTCGCGCCACACGCACTCGAAATAGGTGGCGAAGCCTTCGTTGAGCCACGCCTGCGACCAGTCGCGACAGGTGAGTAAATC
This is a stretch of genomic DNA from Candidatus Dormiibacterota bacterium. It encodes these proteins:
- the dacB gene encoding D-alanyl-D-alanine carboxypeptidase/D-alanyl-D-alanine-endopeptidase, coding for MLRRTHQPAKPAAQRSPVATPAAIARATPTPASWTAGERARLRSQLHAAFAPALAGADRWSLAVFDARGHAIFEDHDTTAATPASVQKLIVASVALDLLGPSYHFHTIASALGPIASDGTLAGNLWIAGSGDPSLRSNDLAAGVAALQRAGLRRIGGDLAIDASALHGPEINPYWDSADANEDYDAPTSAISLDEDTAEFRVYGQAPGQAARVVVVPASGAIHLRGEVATSNSSDDVIIAADLAANHFRLDGTIPAAVEEKFWLPVHGIPRYVGAVVQRMLLDRGIATAKQPVVERAPLESQVLWDHRSADLRTLERHMLYVSDNHYAEQLLRTVGLQDGSAGDDRGGIATEWRFLRRHAIPTPGLHVVDGSGLARVNRVSALTIASVLAYDESRGPLHSLYDLLPEGGRDGTLTDYDFTSALGRVRAKTGHITGVSSLAGYVNTRHHGRVIFAFLINGSPGDPDSAIVRAVDRISTF
- a CDS encoding M1 family aminopeptidase, whose product is MKYRDESDGHRSFALPGARLQYGPDKLVDVLHIDLFLEPRLPERRLDGICTTTVRALDEPVGALTLDAIDLEIESVRRDGAPLQFVRRDGSLQISFEPAIAPGEEAAFAVTYRANDPRHGLFFIAPSEAYPEKVAHAWTQSQDQNARYWFPCLDYPHAKQSTSTTIVVPKGTFALGNGALLERKDAERTTTFTYRQDVPHSTYLITLVVGPFVEIEQRAAGERAVPVWYYVLPGREADGERAFGNTPRMIDAFEERIGTPYPFARYSQIAVGDFIFGGMENTSATTQTDRTLHDQTAHLDFSSDPLVSHELAHQWFGDLLTCRDWSQAWLNEGFATYFECVWREADLGYDEYLYDVFGCVARYIDEDATRYRRPIVCNRFRDPIELFDRHLYEKGAAVLHMLRGELGDARFWRSIRHYVKQNAGRNVETIDFIRAIEETTGRNMREFFDRWVFSSGHPEIEMQTAWDSKRKSLTLTIDQKQHIDAEHPAYTFDVEIGICASAPDPLTSDRGHAPLPGERRIRVRVERAHETVTVPLENEPQLVRFDPGAFLLGSITYTGAADSAAASLRGDPDPIARIRAARALAKDGSHAARQGLSDAFARDPFWGVLAEAAAAIGATKSTWGMELLLGALTHAHPKVRVAVAAALGAYRERAVASALLAPASSDASYFVRAASLTALGKTRDDRAFAILERALAERTWNAVVEAGAARGLAELADPRATSPLIDASKLGRDEGLRRAAASAIGRHASLVESERTACVDALARLIDDEMFLVQLAAIGAAETLEDARLLPALDRLADSAFDGRVRRDATEAAARIRESKKVPAQVSSLRDELDTVREEQRKIQDKIEALSPRS